TTCTGGAATAGTTCCAACCAGATTATTGCTTGATAGGTCAATGCTGTTTAACAGGCCAAGTATGTTTGAGAAGTTGAATTCTCTTCCCTTCACAACTAACTCCATCTGTGGTATGAATGGGTAGAGTTGATAAGTTGAAACCGGTTCAATGCTGGATTTAACACGGAAACTAGTCAAATTGCCAAGGCATGAAGGGATAGGTCCTGAGAGAATGTTATCAGCAAGGTCTAAGACGTGTAGATGTGAAAGATGGCATAATTGTTCAGGGATGTTGTTGCTGAACATGTTGGACCTTAGTTTTAGTTCTGATAGTGATGCAAGGCTTTCTCCAATCCATGTCGGTATCTTCCCTGTCAATTCATTCTCTCCAATATcgagaaaaatcagatctttgCAGTTTACTGATGGAAAAGAGAGTTCCCCGGAAAACGTGTTGCCATTTAGCTTCAACCATTGAAGCTTCGGTATAGAAAATATTGAACTGGGAATATTGCCAGAGAGACTGTTGATGGACAAGTCCAGGACCAGAAGTTCTTGACAATGGTTCCACTGCTCAGGGATCTCTCCAGTTAGATTATTGTTTGACAAATCCAGTCTCTGTAATGTCTTCATCTCAGATATGGAATCTGGAATGCCACCATtgagaaaatttccagaaaaatTCAGATATATCAGTGATGGGATTCCTCGACCTATGCTAGTAGGAATCGACCCAGAAAGTAAGTTGTGTGCTAGATTAAGGTAGGTCACTTTATGCCAGAAGGGGACGGTGCCCTCCAAGCGATTGAAACTCAAATCAACTAGTGCATCATTCCCATTCAAGGCAAATTCTAGTGAGTTGGGAAGCACGCCTTTTAGTTGATTATTGGAAAAATCCAGCCAGCTGATCTGGGGAGACAACTCCCAAAACCAATCAGGTATTGTATCTGAAATGCCTGCATTATTGATGTGCATTCTTGAAAGATTTTTCTGAGTCCTAAGCCAGGCTGGAAAGGTCGGACCTACATTACAGCTTTCGATTTTGATGAATTTCAGACTAAAAGGTGGAACCCAATCTGAGCTCATGTTGAAGACAATACTCTTGTTTGAAGATGAGACTTGCAAATATTCTAGATTCCTAAGGCCTTGGAAATGGTTTTGGGACAGAACTCCTTCCAAGAAATTCTGGAGCAGATACAATGCATTTAACTTTGTTAGTTTTCCCATGCTTTGGGGAATTGATCCATTCAATCTGTTATATGAGAGGTCCAAACCCTCTAAATTCAACAAGCTTCCCACGGATGCTGGAATTGGCCCTGAAATGAGGTTATCGAAAAGATAAAGGTACCTTAGCTTCTTAAAGAATCCCAAGGAACTTGGAAGTTGCCCACTGAGTTGATTACTAACTAAATACAACTCCTCTAAGCTACAATTCCAGCATTTCCCTAAACCTCCTAGTAGTACACTAATGTCTCCTCTGATGTCATTGTATGAAAGATCAAGGAAGGAAAGGGAAGTAAGGTTGAACAACCATTCAGGTATTGAGGGCTGGAAACTGTTACTGCTTATATCAATGACTGTGAGGGCAGTGAAGTTCATATGCGGCAATGAATGAGGAAGGTTTTGAAGTTCACAGAATGGGAGGTACAGTTTTGTGAGGGAAGGAAGCTTATTAAAAGCTTTCAGCCAATGGTCTGAGACCATACTAAGGTTTACAAACCCCAGATTAAGGTACTCTAAAGATGTAAGATGAGTTATCCAACTTAAATCTGCAATCCAAATGCCTGGTTGAGATGAATTTAGAGAATTTGAACTAAGGTCAAGGTATCGCAAATTTGACAGATTTCCAAGATGAGGAGGAACTAATCCTGCAAAATTTGAATAGGAGAGATCAAGGTAACTCAGCTCGTCTAGTGAACCTAAGAACTCAGGAACTGGAATATTTTGAAAGTTATTCATGCTCAAGTCTAAGTAATTCAAATGCTTCAAGTCGAGCAACGAAGAACTTATCTTGCCACTCATACATGACGGATTCAGGTTGCTAGGATCATCTTGACCACCATTCAGGTAACAACCATAGCTTCTAAGATCCAGCTTGACAACATTTCCCGTTTGGTTGTTGCAACTTACACCTTTCCATCTGCAGCAGTCCTCACCAATCCAGGACGAGAGTCGACCGGAAGGATCTTCAAGGCCCTGCTTAACTCTAACAAGTGCTTCCCTTTCTTCCTTGATGCATCCTGCTGTCACATTAGTTCCATTGGCTTCAAGGACAggaaacaaacaaaacaaagagaGAAGGAGAAGGGAGAGAAGTCGAATAGATATTGAAATTCCTTCCATTTTTTGCATGTCtttgcaccaaatttggcaaTTCTGGCTGGTGGGATTCAAGCTATATAGTTCAAAGACAAAGATGACAATTGAATAGGAGTCTTGTTCAACTCATATTTTCCAGGTCAAGCATACTAACACGTTGTGGAAAAATATCAGCACCAACTGGCTTTTCCCAGCAGAGAGTGGCATAATTTATTCAAGAAAAGTCAGTCAAGACCACAAGGGAAATTTCTGGCAAGCAATCCAGAGTTGGCTCTAATTTTGTTGGCTTTTGAGCCTCACAAGGTGTACGTAATAGAAAATCTAGAGTGACATTTCATgtca
The genomic region above belongs to Coffea arabica cultivar ET-39 chromosome 7c, Coffea Arabica ET-39 HiFi, whole genome shotgun sequence and contains:
- the LOC140010543 gene encoding receptor-like protein EIX2, with amino-acid sequence MEGISISIRLLSLLLLSLFCLFPVLEANGTNVTAGCIKEEREALVRVKQGLEDPSGRLSSWIGEDCCRWKGVSCNNQTGNVVKLDLRSYGCYLNGGQDDPSNLNPSCMSGKISSSLLDLKHLNYLDLSMNNFQNIPVPEFLGSLDELSYLDLSYSNFAGLVPPHLGNLSNLRYLDLSSNSLNSSQPGIWIADLSWITHLTSLEYLNLGFVNLSMVSDHWLKAFNKLPSLTKLYLPFCELQNLPHSLPHMNFTALTVIDISSNSFQPSIPEWLFNLTSLSFLDLSYNDIRGDISVLLGGLGKCWNCSLEELYLVSNQLSGQLPSSLGFFKKLRYLYLFDNLISGPIPASVGSLLNLEGLDLSYNRLNGSIPQSMGKLTKLNALYLLQNFLEGVLSQNHFQGLRNLEYLQVSSSNKSIVFNMSSDWVPPFSLKFIKIESCNVGPTFPAWLRTQKNLSRMHINNAGISDTIPDWFWELSPQISWLDFSNNQLKGVLPNSLEFALNGNDALVDLSFNRLEGTVPFWHKVTYLNLAHNLLSGSIPTSIGRGIPSLIYLNFSGNFLNGGIPDSISEMKTLQRLDLSNNNLTGEIPEQWNHCQELLVLDLSINSLSGNIPSSIFSIPKLQWLKLNGNTFSGELSFPSVNCKDLIFLDIGENELTGKIPTWIGESLASLSELKLRSNMFSNNIPEQLCHLSHLHVLDLADNILSGPIPSCLGNLTSFRVKSSIEPVSTYQLYPFIPQMELVVKGREFNFSNILGLLNSIDLSSNNLVGTIPEEITDLLILGTLNLSNNHFTGKIPEKMGSLRQLETLDLSYNQLSGQIPPSMSSMTLLNHLNLSHNNLSGPIPSTNQFLTFNDPSIYQGNAGLCGNPLPTRCNASNSADTENQDSTGNGDSEDENEKHDEVISFSIGVGLGFVFGLLGIIGSLLLNKSWRNTYFHYIDGFLKRALAGVAKK